The Dyadobacter subterraneus genome window below encodes:
- a CDS encoding NAD-dependent epimerase/dehydratase family protein, producing MKILITGGAGFVGSALAISLKLNYPDYQIFALDNLKRRGSELNLSRLKQAGVEFVHGDIRNKEDFEEFPAVDSVIEASAEPSVLAGLDGTPDYLINTNLVGTVNCLNYALKHKADFIFLSTSRVYPIKTIETLNFVEEETRFSLADDQLFPGVSSKGIAEDFPLNGARSLYGTTKLASELIIQEYNEFYNLRTVINRCGVITGPWQMGKVDQGVMVLWIAKHYFEQQLGYFGYGGTGKQMRDMLHVADLYRLIDWQLHNLDKVNGEILNAGGGLQSSASLQELTKICQEVTGKTIPIKVVPETRTADIRLYLTDNTKVTAMTGWEPKIGIRQIVEEITAWLAENEKDLAPILK from the coding sequence ATGAAAATACTTATTACCGGTGGAGCCGGATTTGTAGGATCGGCACTGGCGATATCACTCAAACTAAATTATCCTGATTACCAGATTTTCGCACTTGACAACTTGAAACGCCGCGGTTCCGAGCTGAACCTGAGCCGGTTAAAGCAGGCAGGAGTTGAATTCGTCCATGGTGATATTCGTAACAAAGAAGATTTCGAAGAATTTCCAGCCGTGGATTCAGTAATTGAAGCATCTGCTGAACCGTCAGTTTTGGCGGGCCTGGATGGAACGCCGGATTATCTGATCAACACAAATCTTGTTGGAACGGTTAATTGTCTGAATTACGCGCTTAAACATAAAGCTGATTTTATATTTCTTTCGACAAGCCGTGTTTATCCGATCAAAACGATTGAAACACTAAACTTTGTTGAAGAAGAAACAAGATTTTCTTTGGCTGACGATCAGCTGTTTCCAGGTGTTTCGTCAAAAGGAATTGCAGAAGATTTTCCTTTGAATGGTGCACGTTCTCTTTACGGAACTACAAAACTTGCATCTGAATTGATCATTCAGGAATATAATGAATTTTACAATTTGCGTACTGTAATCAACCGCTGCGGTGTAATCACTGGTCCCTGGCAAATGGGAAAAGTGGATCAGGGCGTGATGGTGCTTTGGATTGCAAAACATTATTTTGAGCAGCAACTGGGCTATTTCGGTTACGGTGGAACAGGAAAACAAATGCGTGATATGTTGCACGTGGCTGATTTATACCGTTTGATCGACTGGCAGCTTCACAATCTTGATAAGGTAAACGGAGAAATTTTGAATGCAGGTGGCGGTTTGCAAAGCAGCGCATCCTTGCAGGAGCTTACCAAAATTTGTCAGGAAGTAACCGGAAAAACCATTCCGATTAAAGTTGTTCCTGAAACACGTACTGCTGATATACGTTTGTATCTGACAGACAATACCAAGGTAACCGCCATGACTGGCTGGGAACCAAAAATTGGTATCCGCCAGATTGTTGAAGAAATCACAGCATGGTTGGCTGAAAACGAAAAGGATTTAGCGCCGATTTTGAAATAA
- a CDS encoding hydroxymethylglutaryl-CoA lyase produces the protein MKIIECPRDAWQGHHPFIPTDQKIEYLNTLLRVGFDTIDFGSFVSAKAMPQVSDTAEIISKLNLTNSTTKLLAIVANERGAAQACDFDEISYLGYPFSISETFQLRNTNSTIEQSLNRVQEIQKLCEQKNKELVIYISMGFGNPYGDLWNPEIVLQWIEKLSAFGISIFSLADTVGLALIDDISSLFNQLIPANPHLEFGAHFHTKPEDWKIKIEAAYNAGCRRFDGALLGYGGCPMAQDDLIGNMPTERLLDFMMEKKEPNLLDLNAFEEAKEMFLRLV, from the coding sequence ATGAAAATAATCGAATGCCCACGTGATGCATGGCAAGGCCACCATCCTTTCATCCCCACCGATCAGAAAATTGAATACCTGAACACACTGCTCCGCGTTGGCTTCGATACCATCGATTTTGGAAGTTTTGTTTCGGCAAAAGCAATGCCGCAGGTAAGTGATACTGCCGAGATTATTTCCAAACTTAATCTTACGAATTCCACCACCAAACTTTTGGCAATTGTCGCCAATGAAAGAGGTGCAGCCCAAGCCTGTGATTTTGACGAGATCAGTTACCTGGGTTATCCGTTTTCAATTTCCGAAACTTTTCAGTTAAGAAATACAAATTCTACTATTGAACAATCTTTAAACCGCGTTCAGGAAATCCAGAAATTATGTGAGCAGAAAAATAAAGAACTGGTCATCTATATTTCGATGGGATTTGGAAATCCTTATGGTGACCTGTGGAATCCGGAAATTGTTTTGCAATGGATTGAAAAATTATCTGCGTTCGGAATATCTATTTTCTCACTTGCTGATACGGTTGGTTTAGCGCTAATCGATGATATTAGTTCTCTATTTAATCAATTAATTCCTGCCAATCCTCATCTGGAATTTGGTGCTCATTTTCACACAAAACCGGAAGATTGGAAAATAAAAATTGAAGCAGCATATAACGCAGGTTGCCGAAGATTTGACGGAGCTTTATTAGGTTACGGCGGATGCCCGATGGCTCAGGACGATCTGATAGGAAATATGCCTACGGAACGGTTACTTGATTTTATGATGGAGAAAAAAGAGCCGAATTTATTGGATTTGAATGCGTTTGAGGAGGCTAAGGAGATGTTTTTGAGGTTGGTTTGA